In one Haemophilus parainfluenzae genomic region, the following are encoded:
- a CDS encoding YicC/YloC family endoribonuclease, producing MIYSMTAFARLEIKKDWGDAVWEIRSVNQRYLENFFRLPEQFRGLENALREKLRQNLTRGKIECSLRIDSKKQAAAEINLNKELANQVIQSLQWIKSQAGEGEINLTDVLRYPGVVEAAEQDLDAISQDLLTAFDELLVEFIAMRGREGEKLQAIIQQRLDGITVEAEKVRSQMPAVLQWQRERLLQRFEEAKIQLDPQRVEQEMILLAQRVDVAEELDRLQMHVKETNNILKKGGAVGRKLDFMMQELNRESNTLASKSINAEITASAVELKVLIEQMREQIQNLE from the coding sequence ATGATTTATAGTATGACAGCCTTTGCACGCCTTGAAATCAAGAAAGATTGGGGCGATGCAGTTTGGGAAATTCGTTCGGTTAACCAACGTTATTTGGAAAACTTTTTCCGCTTGCCAGAGCAATTCCGTGGCTTGGAAAATGCTTTGCGTGAGAAACTTCGTCAAAATCTCACTCGCGGTAAAATTGAATGCTCATTGCGTATTGATAGCAAAAAACAAGCAGCGGCTGAGATCAATTTAAATAAAGAATTAGCGAATCAAGTTATTCAATCTTTACAATGGATTAAGTCGCAAGCTGGCGAGGGCGAAATCAATTTAACGGATGTATTGCGTTATCCTGGCGTGGTGGAAGCGGCTGAGCAAGATTTAGATGCGATCAGTCAAGATTTGTTGACAGCTTTTGATGAGTTGTTGGTGGAATTTATTGCAATGCGTGGACGTGAAGGCGAAAAATTACAAGCTATTATTCAACAACGTTTAGATGGCATTACGGTAGAAGCCGAAAAAGTGCGGTCACAAATGCCGGCGGTTTTACAATGGCAGCGTGAGCGTTTATTGCAACGTTTTGAAGAAGCGAAAATTCAACTTGATCCACAACGTGTCGAACAAGAAATGATTTTATTGGCGCAACGTGTGGATGTGGCGGAAGAATTAGATCGTTTGCAAATGCACGTGAAAGAAACCAATAATATCTTGAAAAAAGGCGGGGCAGTGGGCCGTAAATTGGATTTTATGATGCAAGAGCTGAATCGTGAATCTAACACGTTGGCATCAAAATCCATTAATGCAGAGATCACCGCTTCTGCTGTGGAATTAAAAGTATTAATCGAACAAATGCGTGAGCAAATTCAAAACCTTGAATAG